The Apium graveolens cultivar Ventura chromosome 11, ASM990537v1, whole genome shotgun sequence genome has a window encoding:
- the LOC141695114 gene encoding uncharacterized protein LOC141695114 — protein sequence METKDPLKANDWKNIGKSVADDPTSESLVKKRRPKKVRNIPEYYFLPRKTLPSAIAFYGSWILGGVGAGMLAEIWINKKVKEDGGGVIWEFGK from the exons atgGAAACTAAAGACCCTTTAAAGGCGAATGACTGGAAAAACATTGGTAAGTCTGTGGCTGATGACCCTACTTCTGAATCGCTTGTGAAGAAAAGGCGTCCCAAGAAAGTCAGGAATATACCGGAATACTATTTTCTTCCACGAAAAACACTTCCTTCTGCTATTGCTTTTTATGGTTCATGGATTCTTGGAGGTGTTGGAGCTGGGATGTTGGCAGAGATTTGGATAAACAAGAAAGTCAAAG AGGACGGAGGAGGTGTCATTTGGGAGTTTGGCAAATAG
- the LOC141696767 gene encoding phosphoglycerate mutase-like protein AT74H yields MTSHNEKCMPKRIILVRHGESQGNRDGTAYAITPDYKIPLTPLGIQQSKNAGEKIRRVISNDDRQFNWKVYFYVSPYERTRATLREIGKSFCRKSVIGGREEVRIREQDFGNFQESERMKAIKQTRMRYGRFFYRFPEGESAADVFDRVSGFLESLWRDIDMNRLHHNPSEELNLIIVSHGLASRVFLMRWFKWTVEQFEYLNNPGNAEFRVMQLGRGGDYSLAIHHTEEEMVEWGFSPEMIANQQFRAHACRDTLNYKSSWYLNSFFDQSGWNSRAKIEEERLKREVVNGRDKEVENKTDNDDLKNKANEENAENRPDEEVGNRADEENIEYKSGEEVLENGPDEEFKNTPDEEDQENKADDEDLQKKREEEMLEKVENIPDEKDIKNRTGEEVLENGPDEGLENTPDEEDLENREDEQDLEKDTEQKFEELENGPGEQLENRADENVEELENRTNCQVKYNTNE; encoded by the exons ATGACAAGTCATAATGAGAAATGTATGCCAAAACGTATAATACTAGTCCGTCACGGTGAAAGCCAAGGGAATCGAGACGGAACAGCTTACGCAATTACACCAGACTACAAAATCCCATTAACACCATTAGGCATTCAACAGTCGAAAAACGCTGGAGAAAAGATCAGGCGAGTTATTTCTAACGATGATCGACAATTTAACTGGAAAGTGTACTTTTATGTGTCACCTTATGAACGAACACGGGCTACACTGAGAGAGATTGGAAAGTCTTTTTGTAGAAAAAGTGTGATTGGAGGTAGAGAAGAAGTAAGGATCAGAGAACAGGATTTTGGGAATTTCCAGGAATCGGAGAGGATGAAAGCAATTAAACAGACTAGGATGAGGTATGGGAGGTTTTTTTATAGGTTTCCTGAGGGTGAATCTGCTGCTGATGTTTTTGATCGCGTTTCAG GTTTCCTTGAATCTCTTTGGAGGGATATAGACATGAACAGGCTTCACCATAACCCCTCTGAGGAATTGAACCTTATAATTGTATCGCATGGGCTAGCTTCACGAGTTTTTCTTATGAGGTGGTTTAAATGGACAGTTGAGCAATTCGAGTACCTAAACAATCCAGGAAATGCTGAATTTCGGGTTATGCAATTAGGGCGTGGTGGAGATTACAGCCTTGCTATTCATCACACTGAAGAAGAAATGGTGGAATGGGGATTTTCCCCTGAAATGATAGCTAATCAACAATTCCGCGCTCATGCTTGTCGGGATACTTTAAATTATAAAAGTTCCTGGTACTTAAATTCTTTTTTCGACCAAAGTGGATGGAATTCAAGGGCGAAAATTGAAGAAGAAAGACTAAAGAGGGAAGTAGTAAACGGACGGGACAAGGAAGTAGAAAACAAGACTGACAACGATGATTTAAAAAACAAGGCGAATGAGGAAAACGCAGAAAACAGACCTGATGAGGAAGTAGGAAACAGAGCAGACGAGGAAAACATAGAATACAAATCAGGTGAGGAAGTTCTAGAAAATGGACCAGATGAGGAATTCAAAAACACACCAGACGAGgaagatcaagaaaacaaagcagATGATGAAGACCTACAAAAAAAACGGGAAGAGGAAATGCTCGAAAAAGTAGAAAACATACCTGATGAGAAAGACATAAAGAACAGAACGGGCGAGGAAGTCCTAGAAAACGGACCAGATGAGGGATTAGAAAACACACCAGACGAGGAAGATCTGGAAAACAGAGAAGATGAACAAGACTTAGAAAAGGATACGGAACAGAAATTTGAGGAACTAGAAAACGGACCAGGCGAGCAATTAGAAAACAGAGCAGATGAAAACGTTGAGGAACTAGAAAACAGAACAAATTGTCAAGTAAAATACAACACAAACGAATAG